In one Pseudoclavibacter sp. Marseille-Q3772 genomic region, the following are encoded:
- a CDS encoding DUF1003 domain-containing protein, with product MAEIDQNDELLFVPKTARQQSRKRRQEGSRHDRAERTERGDRSERKERGSRDLLGRSMEAIARGMGTPAFLLILSVFVAAWMIWNSVAPPNWRFDSADLGFIALTLALSLQASYAAPMILLAQNRQDDRDRVQIEQDRQRAERQVADLEYLTREMVALRMLASELASKDFVRAEVRAMVEEIEQRQYERELDQQQRADSPASPERESE from the coding sequence GTGGCTGAAATCGATCAGAACGACGAGCTGCTGTTTGTGCCAAAAACCGCGCGACAGCAGTCACGCAAACGCCGCCAGGAAGGTTCTCGTCACGATCGCGCTGAGCGAACAGAGCGAGGCGATCGGTCAGAGCGCAAGGAACGCGGCAGCCGGGATTTGCTCGGCCGCTCTATGGAAGCAATTGCCCGTGGGATGGGCACCCCGGCATTCCTACTCATCCTGTCAGTATTCGTCGCGGCCTGGATGATCTGGAACTCCGTCGCCCCACCCAATTGGCGGTTCGACTCTGCAGATCTCGGCTTTATCGCGTTGACACTGGCGCTCTCGCTGCAGGCCTCCTACGCGGCACCGATGATTCTGTTGGCACAGAACCGCCAGGATGACCGTGACCGCGTACAGATTGAGCAAGACCGTCAGCGAGCAGAGCGACAGGTCGCCGACCTGGAGTATCTCACCCGCGAGATGGTTGCCCTGCGGATGCTGGCCAGCGAACTCGCATCCAAGGACTTCGTACGGGCGGAAGTCCGCGCCATGGTCGAGGAGATCGAACAGCGTCAGTACGAACGCGAACTCGACCAGCAACAGCGCGCAGACTCGCCCGCGTCGCCCGAGCGTGAGAGCGAATGA
- a CDS encoding permease prefix domain 1-containing protein, with the protein METITTYIEHMFRGLPRTENVLRAQSDLEQMCLDRFHELRAQGLGENEAVGQVISQFGNLDDVADELGISSEVHRANPDQPRFIPRAEADKYLRVSGFVSRLVACGIAIIFASLIAFFLIGNLAEGGLDGIDEGDPQGMLAIIVMLLGIAVSVIFFVLAGVKYERFEPLEENGVALAPQDRREFSELREREGTRFALMIGGGVLVCLLGVCSLLLLGIMRGAEDVLAISSLFVFLAVGVAMLVIAGMRRGALSVLASEGDYTPERRAQAKRLQGIAGAYWCVVVAVFLVWGLGFNGWRQAWIVWPVAGVIWGAIAAFAESSSSGKKSAER; encoded by the coding sequence ATGGAAACCATCACCACCTATATCGAACACATGTTTCGAGGGCTTCCGCGTACCGAGAACGTGTTGCGAGCACAGAGCGATCTCGAGCAGATGTGCCTCGACCGCTTCCACGAGCTGCGTGCGCAGGGTCTGGGAGAGAACGAAGCCGTGGGGCAAGTCATTAGCCAGTTCGGGAATCTCGATGATGTGGCCGACGAACTCGGCATTAGTTCCGAGGTGCACCGCGCCAATCCCGATCAGCCGCGCTTCATTCCTCGCGCGGAGGCAGACAAGTACCTCCGTGTCTCCGGTTTTGTATCGCGCTTGGTGGCTTGCGGCATCGCAATCATCTTTGCCTCGCTCATCGCGTTCTTCCTTATCGGTAATCTTGCCGAGGGCGGGCTCGATGGAATTGATGAGGGCGATCCGCAGGGTATGCTCGCGATCATCGTGATGCTGCTTGGTATCGCAGTGAGCGTGATTTTCTTCGTGCTCGCGGGTGTCAAGTATGAGCGATTCGAGCCACTCGAAGAGAATGGCGTGGCGCTCGCACCGCAAGACCGCAGGGAGTTTAGCGAGCTGCGCGAGCGCGAAGGAACACGCTTTGCGCTGATGATTGGCGGGGGCGTGCTTGTCTGCCTGCTGGGCGTGTGCTCACTGCTACTGCTTGGCATTATGCGAGGTGCAGAGGATGTGCTGGCAATTAGCTCGCTGTTTGTATTCCTCGCAGTGGGTGTCGCCATGCTCGTCATTGCCGGGATGCGTCGGGGCGCACTCAGCGTGCTGGCATCAGAGGGTGACTACACGCCGGAGCGACGCGCGCAGGCGAAGCGCCTGCAGGGCATCGCGGGTGCCTACTGGTGTGTCGTTGTTGCGGTCTTCTTGGTTTGGGGCTTGGGCTTCAATGGATGGAGACAGGCATGGATTGTCTGGCCGGTCGCCGGTGTGATCTGGGGAGCGATTGCTGCGTTCGCTGAATCGAGCAGCTCCGGAAAGAAATCAGCAGAGCGATAA
- a CDS encoding methyltransferase domain-containing protein, which translates to MAEYELSKRYVDEQTVESSLHHAIRVDALANNLPVVSKSLAAHLAFIASTSGSDQIMQIGATGGVAGAALHRGAPSAIITTIDRDSEALDRERRSLLRVGHAPAWIRNISGDPLQVLPRMSESSYDLALISATLDHVAAHITHALRLVKPGGTILVLNALNHGRVADPARRDAVTQSLRTLIREFSSHPDFVVATLALDGGLLQISVPAR; encoded by the coding sequence ATGGCCGAATACGAGTTGAGCAAGCGCTACGTCGACGAACAAACCGTCGAGTCGTCGCTGCATCACGCGATTCGAGTCGATGCACTGGCCAATAACCTTCCGGTTGTCAGCAAGTCGCTGGCTGCCCATCTAGCATTCATTGCCAGCACTTCGGGCAGCGATCAGATCATGCAGATCGGCGCAACCGGCGGTGTTGCTGGTGCGGCATTGCATCGCGGTGCTCCCTCGGCCATCATCACCACGATTGACCGCGATAGTGAAGCGCTCGACCGCGAGCGTCGCAGCCTGTTGCGGGTTGGACACGCACCGGCTTGGATTCGCAATATTTCGGGCGATCCCCTCCAGGTTCTCCCTCGCATGAGCGAGTCGTCCTACGATTTGGCCCTCATATCAGCAACGCTCGACCACGTCGCCGCACACATCACCCACGCACTTCGCCTAGTCAAGCCCGGCGGCACGATCCTCGTGCTCAACGCACTGAACCACGGTCGGGTTGCCGATCCGGCACGTCGGGATGCGGTCACCCAATCGCTTCGTACACTGATCCGCGAGTTCTCGAGCCACCCGGATTTTGTCGTAGCGACGCTCGCGCTTGATGGCGGACTGCTGCAGATCTCAGTCCCTGCGCGCTAG
- a CDS encoding CBS domain-containing protein, with translation MSVAKVFVARLANTAVFDPGGDRVGKFRDIIVNYRSAAAPAVNGILVDPSGARRPVFVPMRHVLSIGSSQLIVDWDELDERPFEQRGEEVRVFTDVLDHAGTLHASKTRATIEDCAIAEDEAGNWSISQLFVRLPRTTTTLFGKPPTRYIDWEEIELDLDPASDTAATQFLTAHSEMEPSDLADALLDLPVDRRLEVVEEMEDERLADVLEEMHEDDQLVIIEHFDQQRAADVLDQMQPDDAADLIGKLDDAKSHALLELMAPEEAEDVRMLLEFEPNTAGGLMTTDPIIVSADTSVAEALVLIRRSEIAPALATAVFVTASPYEPPTGRYLGLVHFQRLLRYPPHERVGSILDKRVEPAHTSSPDIDVVRSLARYDLVALPVVDDNDCLVGVITVDDVLDHILPNDWRSKAADDRADSAPATASITLPSVANGGTRG, from the coding sequence GTGTCCGTCGCAAAGGTGTTTGTTGCCCGTCTCGCCAATACCGCCGTGTTTGATCCCGGCGGGGATCGCGTCGGCAAGTTCCGCGACATTATCGTGAACTACCGCTCCGCTGCTGCGCCTGCGGTCAACGGCATCCTGGTTGATCCCTCCGGTGCGAGGCGCCCCGTGTTCGTACCGATGCGTCACGTACTTTCAATCGGTTCCTCTCAGCTCATCGTCGATTGGGATGAGCTGGATGAGCGCCCATTCGAACAGCGCGGCGAGGAAGTCCGGGTGTTCACCGATGTTCTCGATCATGCCGGAACCCTGCATGCTTCCAAGACACGCGCGACCATCGAGGACTGCGCGATTGCCGAGGACGAAGCCGGGAACTGGTCGATCAGTCAGCTATTCGTCAGGCTTCCCCGAACCACCACCACGCTATTCGGCAAGCCACCAACCCGGTATATCGACTGGGAGGAAATCGAGCTCGATCTTGACCCCGCATCCGATACTGCCGCCACGCAGTTCCTCACGGCGCACTCGGAAATGGAGCCGAGTGACCTTGCCGATGCGCTCCTCGATCTCCCCGTGGACCGCCGCTTGGAAGTGGTCGAGGAGATGGAGGACGAACGGCTAGCCGATGTGCTCGAAGAAATGCATGAGGATGACCAGCTCGTCATCATCGAGCATTTCGACCAGCAGCGAGCCGCCGATGTGCTCGACCAAATGCAACCCGACGATGCGGCGGACCTGATCGGCAAGCTCGACGATGCAAAATCGCACGCACTGCTCGAGCTGATGGCCCCAGAAGAGGCCGAAGACGTGCGCATGTTGCTCGAATTCGAGCCGAATACGGCCGGTGGGTTGATGACCACCGACCCGATCATTGTGTCGGCAGACACCTCAGTTGCCGAAGCGCTCGTGCTCATCCGTCGCAGCGAGATTGCACCCGCGCTTGCAACCGCCGTGTTCGTCACCGCATCCCCTTACGAACCGCCCACCGGACGTTATCTCGGTCTCGTTCATTTCCAACGCCTGCTGCGTTACCCCCCACATGAGCGGGTCGGATCGATCTTGGATAAGCGCGTCGAACCGGCACATACATCGAGCCCGGATATCGACGTGGTGCGTTCGCTGGCACGCTACGACCTGGTGGCGCTGCCAGTCGTTGACGATAATGATTGCTTGGTCGGCGTGATCACCGTCGACGATGTGCTCGACCATATTTTGCCCAATGACTGGCGTTCGAAGGCCGCTGACGATCGGGCCGACTCCGCACCCGCGACTGCCTCGATCACCCTCCCATCGGTGGCGAATGGAGGTACCCGTGGCTGA
- a CDS encoding twin-arginine translocase TatA/TatE family subunit yields MAGLTFEKLLLIGVIAMFIFGPERLPELASQLASWIKRARAWADGAKDRAKEELGEDFDVDQWRKLDPRQYDPRRIIRDAWNEAGSETSAAPAASTTATATAIEASAPSWAAFGGAGADKLVPGHAPFDTEAT; encoded by the coding sequence ATGGCCGGTTTAACCTTCGAAAAGCTATTGCTGATCGGGGTTATTGCTATGTTCATTTTCGGCCCCGAGCGGTTACCGGAACTCGCCTCGCAATTGGCGAGCTGGATCAAGCGTGCCCGAGCGTGGGCGGATGGGGCCAAAGACCGGGCGAAAGAAGAGCTCGGCGAGGACTTTGATGTTGACCAGTGGCGGAAGCTCGATCCGCGCCAATACGATCCGCGTCGAATTATCCGCGACGCGTGGAACGAAGCCGGCTCGGAAACATCCGCCGCGCCCGCCGCATCCACCACGGCCACCGCAACCGCAATCGAGGCATCTGCGCCTAGCTGGGCTGCATTTGGCGGTGCCGGTGCCGACAAGCTCGTCCCCGGTCACGCACCGTTCGACACTGAGGCGACCTAA
- a CDS encoding general stress protein yields the protein MNNARPSFSPQLPKIPDGTVVASFSSYEQAREAVDTLARREGFSLQQISIVGSDLKSVERVIGRMSAARAAMSGAVTCTMMGLFVTLMWLLIYPEAGFSSILGVFLLAIAFGTIWSLLAYALSPRKREFTSMMQLTASRFDLLVPPALAAQAAQVLGVQAAADGGHIAQTPQVPTPQNTTVPHDASGATAQATQPSPEWAGTNEPADGSGTQAQRPRTYGEMQDELRRKQAQERDEQGE from the coding sequence ATGAATAACGCGCGCCCCTCATTTTCGCCACAACTCCCGAAGATTCCCGATGGAACCGTCGTTGCGTCATTTTCTAGTTATGAGCAGGCGCGGGAAGCCGTCGATACGCTCGCTCGGCGCGAGGGATTCTCCTTGCAACAGATCTCCATCGTGGGCAGCGATCTCAAATCGGTTGAGCGCGTGATTGGTCGGATGAGCGCGGCCCGAGCCGCGATGAGCGGAGCGGTGACCTGCACCATGATGGGTCTGTTTGTGACGCTGATGTGGCTGCTGATCTATCCGGAGGCGGGATTTAGCTCGATCCTTGGCGTTTTTCTCTTGGCGATCGCATTCGGAACCATTTGGAGTCTGCTCGCGTACGCACTTTCGCCGCGCAAACGTGAGTTCACCTCGATGATGCAACTGACCGCATCCCGCTTTGATCTGCTCGTGCCACCTGCCCTGGCAGCGCAGGCTGCTCAGGTGCTCGGTGTGCAAGCGGCTGCGGACGGCGGGCACATTGCACAAACACCACAGGTGCCTACGCCGCAGAACACGACGGTGCCTCATGACGCCAGTGGCGCAACCGCACAAGCAACACAGCCGTCACCGGAGTGGGCGGGGACTAATGAGCCCGCTGACGGGTCCGGTACGCAGGCGCAGCGTCCGCGTACCTATGGCGAGATGCAGGATGAGCTTCGACGCAAACAGGCACAGGAGCGCGACGAGCAAGGGGAGTAA
- a CDS encoding DUF3117 domain-containing protein: protein MAAMKPRTGDGPMEAVREGRLIIVRVPLEGGGRLVVSVNDDEAKELAAALNGAVAS, encoded by the coding sequence ATGGCTGCAATGAAGCCGCGCACTGGCGACGGTCCCATGGAAGCAGTTCGCGAAGGTCGACTCATCATCGTTCGTGTTCCCCTCGAGGGCGGCGGCCGACTGGTCGTTTCGGTGAACGACGACGAGGCGAAAGAGCTGGCTGCCGCTCTGAACGGTGCCGTAGCAAGCTAG
- a CDS encoding superoxide dismutase, whose product MAEFTLPDLPYDYSALEPHISAKIMELHHSKHHATYVKGANAALEQLAEARSAGDFANINRLEKDLAFNLGGVNNHSIFWTNLTPDYAEPTGSIKELLDNEFGGEENFKKQFTAAALGIQGSGWAVLGRDNATGNISTFQLYDQQGNVPFGVTPLLMLDMWEHAFYLDYQNVKPDYVKAFWNIVNWQNVAERLDAAVAAN is encoded by the coding sequence ATGGCAGAGTTCACCCTTCCTGATCTTCCATATGACTACAGCGCTCTCGAGCCGCACATCTCGGCGAAAATCATGGAGCTGCACCACTCGAAGCACCACGCTACGTACGTGAAGGGCGCAAACGCCGCACTCGAACAGCTTGCTGAGGCACGCTCGGCCGGCGACTTCGCCAACATCAACCGCCTCGAGAAAGACCTCGCATTCAACCTCGGCGGTGTGAACAACCACTCGATCTTCTGGACGAACCTCACCCCCGACTACGCGGAACCAACCGGTTCGATCAAGGAACTGCTCGACAACGAGTTCGGCGGCGAAGAGAACTTCAAGAAGCAGTTCACCGCAGCTGCCCTCGGTATCCAGGGTTCGGGCTGGGCCGTGCTCGGACGCGACAACGCCACCGGAAACATCTCGACGTTCCAGCTGTACGACCAGCAGGGCAATGTTCCGTTTGGTGTAACCCCGCTGCTGATGCTCGACATGTGGGAGCACGCGTTCTACCTCGACTACCAGAACGTCAAGCCTGACTACGTCAAGGCGTTCTGGAACATCGTTAACTGGCAGAACGTTGCCGAGCGCCTGGATGCAGCCGTTGCGGCCAACTAA
- a CDS encoding P-loop NTPase: MTELRDRVWQALSEVQDPELRRPLTELGMVSEIDIDDAGCVHVEVLLTIVGCPAASRIEADVRAALDRTCGDTEYTLRIGVMTPQQRKDLTTKLRGKRDTHPFGPDSLTRIIAVTSGKGGVGKSTVTVNLAASLAASGLRVGVVDADVYGFSVPGLLGLPPEAQPTQVGELMLPPIAHDVKAVSIGMFLRNPGEVVAWRGPMLHRTLEQFLRDVFFGDLDVLLIDLPPGTGDIAISLAQLLPRSEVLVVTTPQPAAAEVAWRSGALAEKTGQRVIGVIETLSPTVLADGSEFALFGSGGGEQVANKLGVPLIANVPVSEPLRAAGDSGEPIVLSHPDDPAARALQQAADAIRVRPQGLAGRRLPLHFD, translated from the coding sequence ATGACTGAGCTGCGAGACCGAGTCTGGCAGGCGCTGAGCGAAGTCCAAGATCCAGAACTCCGCAGACCACTCACCGAGCTCGGCATGGTCAGCGAGATTGACATAGACGACGCTGGCTGCGTGCACGTCGAGGTACTGCTCACCATCGTTGGTTGCCCCGCAGCGAGTCGAATTGAGGCCGATGTACGCGCCGCTCTGGACCGTACCTGCGGCGACACCGAGTACACGCTGCGTATCGGCGTGATGACACCGCAGCAGCGCAAGGACCTCACCACGAAGCTTCGCGGCAAGCGCGACACTCACCCCTTTGGACCCGACTCGCTGACGCGCATCATTGCAGTCACCAGCGGTAAGGGTGGTGTTGGCAAATCGACAGTCACCGTAAACCTGGCCGCATCCCTTGCCGCGAGCGGATTACGCGTTGGTGTTGTGGATGCGGATGTGTACGGCTTTTCGGTACCGGGACTGCTGGGCCTACCTCCCGAAGCGCAACCAACCCAGGTTGGTGAACTCATGCTGCCGCCGATTGCGCACGATGTCAAAGCGGTCTCCATCGGCATGTTCCTGCGCAATCCAGGTGAAGTCGTTGCCTGGCGCGGCCCGATGCTGCACCGTACCTTAGAGCAGTTCCTGCGCGATGTGTTCTTCGGCGACCTCGACGTGCTGCTGATTGATCTACCGCCAGGTACTGGCGATATCGCCATCTCGCTGGCGCAGCTGCTTCCCCGCAGCGAGGTGCTCGTAGTCACCACGCCGCAGCCCGCCGCCGCCGAGGTGGCGTGGCGTTCTGGTGCCCTCGCAGAGAAAACGGGTCAGCGGGTGATCGGCGTGATTGAGACGCTCTCGCCTACGGTGTTGGCGGATGGCAGCGAGTTTGCGCTGTTCGGCTCGGGCGGTGGCGAGCAGGTTGCGAATAAGCTCGGTGTGCCGCTGATCGCGAATGTTCCGGTTAGCGAGCCGCTGCGCGCCGCAGGTGATAGCGGCGAGCCGATCGTGCTGTCCCATCCTGACGATCCGGCAGCTCGCGCGCTGCAGCAAGCCGCGGACGCGATCCGCGTCCGGCCCCAGGGTTTGGCGGGGCGCCGGCTTCCGCTGCATTTCGACTAG
- a CDS encoding PadR family transcriptional regulator codes for MISPEIIRGYIDLIVLEALLDEPSYGYAISKRIDHLTDGDYAIKETTLYSALRRLERQGLVSSYREQSEAGRLRTYYALTEPGLEHYRDRVEQWVATGDLVRRFIRTDVLPTHPTPNCR; via the coding sequence ATGATTAGTCCAGAGATCATTCGCGGCTATATCGACCTGATCGTGCTCGAAGCACTTTTGGACGAACCTTCCTATGGGTACGCCATCTCGAAACGAATTGATCACCTCACCGACGGTGACTACGCCATCAAAGAAACAACGCTGTACTCGGCGCTGCGACGGCTCGAGCGCCAAGGTCTCGTTTCCTCGTACCGGGAACAATCGGAAGCTGGTCGCCTGCGCACCTACTACGCACTGACAGAACCCGGTCTAGAGCATTATCGAGATCGTGTCGAGCAGTGGGTTGCCACCGGAGACCTGGTCCGCCGCTTCATCCGCACAGACGTTCTGCCCACCCACCCAACACCGAACTGTCGCTAG